A genome region from Homo sapiens chromosome 8 genomic patch of type FIX, GRCh38.p14 PATCHES HG76_PATCH includes the following:
- the FAM90A7 gene encoding protein FAM90A7 (The RefSeq protein has 12 substitutions compared to this genomic sequence), whose translation MMARRDPKSWAKRLVRAQTLQKQRRAPVGPRSPPPDEEDPRLKCKNCGAFGHTARSTRCPMKCWKAALVPATLGKKEGKENLKPWKPRAEANPGPLNKDKGEKEERPRQQDPQRNALLHMFSGKPPEKPLPNGKGSTESSEHLRVASGPMPVHTTSKRPRVDPVLADRSATEMSGRGSVLASLSPLRKASLSSSSSLGPKERQTGAAADIPQPAFRHQGPEPLLVVKPTHSSPEGGCREVPQAASKTHGLLQAVRPQAQDKRPAVTSQPCPPAATHSLGLGSNLSFGPGAKRPAQAPIQACLNFPKKPRLGPFQIPESAIQGGELRAPENLQPPPAATELGPSTSPQMGRRTPAQVPSVDRQPPHSTPCLPTAQACTMSHHPAAGHDGAQPLRVLFRRLENGRWSSSLLAAPSFHSPEKPGAFLAQSPHVSEKSEAPCVRVPPSVLYEDLQVSSSSEDSDSDLE comes from the exons ATGATGGCACGTCGGGACCCCAAATCTTGGGCCAAGAGACTGGTGAGAGCCCAGACCCTCCAGAAGCAGCGGAGGGCCCCAGTTGGGCCAAGGGCTCCCCCGCCCGATGAAGAAGATCCCAGG CTCAAGTGCAAAAACTGCGGGGCCTTTGGCCACACGGCCAGAAGTACCAGGTGCCCCATGAAGTGCTGGAAGGCAGCCCTGGTTCCAGCGACCttggggaaaaaggaagggaaggaaaacctGAAACCATGGAAGCCCCGGGTTGAAGCCAACCCGGGGCCCTTGAACAAGgataagggagagaaggaagagagaccaAG GCAACAAGACCCGCAGAGGAAGGCTCTCCTCCACATGTTTTCCGGGAAACCTCCAGAGAAGCCGCTGCCGAATGGAAAAGGATCCACGGAGTCTTCTGATCATCTGAGG GTTGCAAGCGGGCCAATGCCGGTCCACACAACCAGTAAGAGGCCGCGCGTGGACCCTGTCCTCGCTGATCGCTCAGCTGCCGAAATGTCTGGCAGGGGCTCCGTCTTGGCTTCACTGTCTCCCCTCAGAAAAGCCAGCCTGAGCTCCTCCTCAAGTCTTGGACCAAAGGAAAGACAGACAGGGGCTGCGGCCGACATCCCTCAGCCTGCAGTCAGGCACCAGGGCCGCGAGCCTCTCCTCGTGGTGAAGCCGACACACAGCAGCCCCGAGGGTGGCTGCCGAGAAGTTCCCCAGGCTGCCTCCAAAACCCACGGCCTGCTCCAGGCCGCCAGACCCCAGGCACAAGACAAACGTCCTGCGGTGACCTCGCAGCCCTGCCCGCCAGCCGCCACACACAGCTTGGGCCTAGGCTCCAATCTCAGCTTCGGGCCAGGAGCCAAGAGACCTGCCCAGGCTCCGATTCAGGCTTGCCTGAACTTCCCCAAGAAACCGAGACTGGGTCCCTTCCAGATCCCCGAAAGCGCCATCCAGGGAGGTGAGCTGGGGGCCCCGGAGAATCTCCAACCTCCGCCAGCCGCAACCGAACTTGGACCAAGTACGTCGCCCCAGATGGGCAGGAGGACACCGGCCCAGGTGCCCAGCGTCGACCGGCAGCCTCCGCACAGCAGACCTTGCCTGCCTACTGCCCAGGCCTGCACCATGTCCCATCACTCAGCGGCCAGCCATGATGGGgcccagcctctcagagtgctctTCCGGAGACTGGAAAACGGACGCTGGAGCTCCAGCCTCCTGGCGGCCCCCTCATTTCACTCTCCTGAGAAGCCGGGAGCCTTCCTCGCTCAGAGCCCTCATGTGTCAGAGAAGTCTGAGGCTCCCTGTGTTCGTGTCCCACCGAGCGTCCTCTATGAGGACCTTCAGGTTTCCTCCTCCTCAGAGGACAGCGATTCTGACCTGGAGTGA